GCGTGGTGAAGCTAGAGAGCAGGTCATGATTCCCCGTCGCGTGGTGTGGAGCAGCAGTGGCGACGATCCATGTAGCTGACGCATTCGCCTCCTCTGTTTTGACGATGACAGGCTCAGCGACGAGATCACTGTACACAGTTGCAGCAAACATCATCCTATTACTAGTTATTGCAACCAAATGATAATCAAAGTTTAAGGAGAGGGGGTATTGTCGTATATAAATTATAAACATGTTACTAAGTAATGTAAGCATTTCCAAAATTTCCACATTGTTTAGGACAACTTAAATtctaagatgttttggcttttctacatATATAGTTTTTCTATGCATTTAGATAGGGGCAATACTACTATACTCCCTTTAGTTACTAGGAGGTAATACCTCAAACAAATCTAAGTCATTGATTTTTTGAATTAATCATTTAATTaatctagaaaaagaaaaaggaaatattTGTCAAACCCGATGGCCCCTTCTTTCCATGCACAACCTTCCATTTTTTTCCTTTCCATGTTTCCTTCCTTTCTTTTCTGATTGTATCCTTTTCCTTTtataaatttttatttatttttacaaaTACATAAATACTATATACACTGAAATATTTATGTATAGTTTTATTTATGTTTGATATATTAATAAACCACTAAAATATTTATTAATAATTATGTTAACTTTTGAGTTTCTTAAACCAAATCTCTACGTGCATAAGTATGCTCCTAGTAAAATATATAGTCGATAAAGCATATATCACAATGAGAATTCATATATTGTATAAAACATAAAATTTCATATGCGTTGGACACGTACATATATTAATTGGACATGTATGTACGTTAATCGGGCACGTGTGGCACGTATTATGTGCATAAAAACAAGGTACTAGTTTATGTTAACTAAATTAagtcatatctaaagttgtataCAAATAAAAAGACTTTACCACTTTCAACAGATCATACACGCATCAATTAGATCTAAAAGAAAGATTTTTATATCTAAAACTTTTCTTATTTATCATATTTtataaaattaaaaattaaatagATACATAGTTCGGCTATTACCTCCTAAGAAGTAATAGATGATTTTAGCCATCTGATCTAATTAAATGAACGGCTCATAGTTATTTTGAGTACCACAGCAAGCCCCATATCTTCACATTATATACTGATGTACactatgtgtgtgtgtgtctctctctctatatatatagtaagagcaatgtatctagaaaagccgaaACGTCGTCTTATACATTGGAATTGAGGGAGTATAGGATAAGTTTAAGGGTAAGTAATTTGCCATGGCTGACTATAGCTAAGCCTTTCTGTGTACTCTGATAATAAGATGTGATGGGAAAATGTCAACAAAGGCATTATAGTGATAAGGAACCACCTGTGGTATTCCAGTTCACTCTGTCCAAGCTCATGTACCATCTGAACATCAGTTGTCTCTGCAGAGGGAGTAATTAATGGAGCGGCACTGGATTGAGAATTCTCCCAGTGTTTTTCATCTCCTGGGTTATCCAGAAAGGGTTGTCCGTGCATAGTAATAGTGGAATCTTTCTGACGGTCCCCTGATGATGCAATAGTTGGTAAACCCTTCATTCCTCGTAGAAGTAATACAAAAAATTTTAGAATAGTATGCCTCACCATTTGTGTTGGACCTTTCACATGCTCCAGAGTCCAGGACGAAGCCATCGTCATCAGATCGTTGTGCTTCAGAAGCAGAGTCTCTGAGGACCGGCAGAGATGGTTCGTTGCTCCCGCCACAAATTTCTGCCCGACCAAATTCAGATCCTGTCCCTCCATTATTATGTGGCTGCAACTCGGGCTTGGCTGCAACCCAACCTGCTTCATACACCTTCTGTGAAGCAGAGGAATGTGATTTCTCAAACATGTGAACAATGCGTTGTGGCGCCAGTCTCTTCGGATAGTAGAACTTATCACCATACTGATCAGCAAGTAGCACCATTTGGCATACTGGGTGCTGTACACTAGTAGTACCAAAGAAAATTATTTCAGTTAAGGCATACAGAAGTAATAAACCAGAAAAGGCCCTTAAAAAAACCCAGTAAAAGATGGTTTGCCAGGCCTTGGAGCGGTACCTGAAATATTTTGGCACACGAATGATAGCAGACccgatctcagtgtcaatccctCCCTCTAATGACGGTGTCACTGTAAATTTGATTTCGGGAGAGGTAACATCTAGGTGGCCAGTATCAATCGTCGGGAAGGATAATAGAGGGCTGTACAACATATGAAGAATATATGTTAGGTCAAATGGAGAAACGCCATGATCCCAGATATATGGTCATGAACAGAGGAATTGTTAGCAACAGGCTCAGATAGAGGGGAATCGGAGGAAGCAACAGCAAGTGAGCGAGGAACGGAGGAGGAGTTCTTCATAGAGTTCACCGATTTGTTTACAGTATTGGTCGATGGCTTACACAGCGCTCAGCGCTCGCCTTTTAGCCGCACGCAGGCGGAGGTGGAAGAGAGGCACTCGGTTACGCCTCCTGGAGGACCTGGACCCACGATGGGCCGGACGTCTTCGGGTTGGGCTTCTTGGCCCGACGGGGTCTTCCCTTGGACGGCCCATCGTCGCTGGCTTCGTTGTCATGATCTCCCAAGTCCACGGGTTCAGCAGCTGTAACATCCTCCCCCCCTTGAAGTCCTGGTTGTCCCCAAACAGGTGCCCGAGGAAAAGCATGCTGCAAAGGAATGAGGTCTTCCCAAGTTGCTAAAGAATCAGGCATGTAAGACCAACGAATCAACCCTTGCACTTTGGAGGAAGCACCAGCAGAAACCGTGCGGCGCTGGAGAATGGTCACTGGAATGCTCCACTGAATATCAGGATCAGGTGGTGTAGTAGTAACAGACTGATGCTGACCAACcgatttcttcaattgggaaacatgaaaaACGGGATGGATAGCAGATGAAGCTGGGAGAGCCAATTTGTAGACTACAAAGCCCACTTTAGCCAGCACCTTGTAGGGTCTGAAGAATTTGAAGGAGAGTTTGTGGTTGGCACGTGCTGCAACGGATGATTGCACATATGGTTGCAATTTGAGAAACACCCAGTCACCAATGTCGAACTGCCGCTCAGAACGCTTCAAATTAGCTGTTTTAACCATGCGTGCTTTAGCACGGAGGAGATGTTGCCGGATCAAATTAGTCATCAGTTGTCGTTCTTCCAACCAGGGTTTACAATTTCGGCGAAATGTCGCCGAAATTTCCGAAATATCGCCTTTTTCGCTGAGGTCCGAAATTTTTTTGTATCGGTCAAAATTTTTCGGTTAAATTCATCTTTCACTCTAAAATTACACCAAACCACACTAAAATGACCCTCCATATCATCTAGTCTTATCAAAGCCCTAAATTTctttaaatttatttaattttctcactCACACATTGGACGGCACTAGTATATGCAGCTCGCCCACCGTCAGCACACTGTATTACCGCGGCTCTACTTCTGTGATATATTATGTTATTTCGTCGATGTTATATAAATTTATGATGGATGATGGATCATAGAGTTTTCTAGTGAAATGATGCCAAATTTGTTTAAAActcaatttaaatttatttaaattcgaaatttccgaaatttcgtatttatcgctggggaccgaaatttttttcttaccGGTATTGTAAACCCTGCTTCCAACCAGGTAGCCAGATCATGGGGAACAGAAACATCAGCAGCTAAAACACCAAAATGGGAAGAGGCATACCCGTATAGTGCTTCAAACGGTGAGCGTCCCACAGCCGAATAAAAACTGCAATTGTACCAATATTCAGCCAGATGGATCCATTCACTCCACTTGGAAGGGCAAGCATGAACATAACATCTCAAAAAGGTTTCGAGACATTGGTTGACCCGCTCTGTTTGACCATCCGATTGCGGATGATAGGCTGTACTCATCCTCAACTCAACCTGAGCCAGCCGAAATAATTCGGACCAAAGCTTGCTTGTGAAAACTCTGTCCCGGTCAGAAACGATGGCCGACGGCATACCATGGTGACGATAGATGTTTTGCATAAAAGTAGaagccactgctgctgctgtgaATGGATGCCGGAGGCCCACAAAATGTGCAAACTTGGAAAATAGATCCACAACGACAAGGATGGCATTGAAACGTCCAGAAACAGGTAAGCCTTCGATGAAGTACATACTGATGACTTGCCACGAACGATCAGGGACAGGCAGCGGCTGTAGGAGTCCAGGAAGTCGAGAACGATCTGGCTTGGCCTGTTGACAAATGCGACAAAAAGAGACAAATTCGCGAACTGCAGTGTTCATACCGCGCCAGGCAAAGAGTCGTTTGGCACGCCGCAAGGTAACTGGAATGCCGGAGTGTCCGTCAACAGGACTGGTGTGGAGAGCGGCTAACAGCTGTTGATGTAGAACTGGATCCCGACCCACCCACAGGCGTCCTTTGTAGCGTAACAGGCCATCACGTAGACTAAAGGGTGGGACTGTAGCTGGATCAACAGTAAGCTTGCTGAGAAGCTCTTGAGCATACTGATCACCTTGGTAGGAATCGGCCACAGCTTGAGTCCAGGCTGGAGTAGCTACTGAAATAGAGTCACAAGTAACACCGGCCTCTGGGAAACGAGACAAAGCATCGGCCACTCGGTTTTCAGGGCCCTTCCGATAGCGAATAGTGTACTGCAACCCGAGCAATTTGGTAAAGACCTTCTGTTGCCAAGGCGTGTGAAGGCGTTGCTCAGACAGCTGAACTAGGCTGCGTTGATCTGTGATAATATGGAACTCAGCTAGCTGTAGATAACTGCGCCAATGATTGACTGCCATTATGATCACCATATATTCCTTTTCATACGCCGACAGTCCTTGAGATCGCGGCCCCAAAGCCTTGCTGAGGAAAGCCAAGGGGTGGTCCTGACTGCATAAGAACCGCACCAATACCCACACCACTTGCTTCGGTCTCAATGACAAATGGTTAATGAAAATTGGGCAGAGCAAGCACAGGTGCTGAAGTGAGTGCAGTTTCGAGGGCGTCAAAAGCTTGCTGATGTTCCACAGtccaaatgaacatggttccttTTTTGAGCAGATCTGTCAGAGGCTTAGAAATGATGCCAAAATGTCGCACAAAACGCCTGTAGTATCCCACTAGGACGAGGAAACTCCGCAGTTCTTTCACGGAGCTAGGAGATGGCCACTTAAGTACAGCGGAAACTTTAGCCGGATCGGTGGCCACACCGGACTCAGAGATGATATGACCAAGGTAACGTAGCTGCCTCTGACCAAAGTCACACTTGGAGCGCTTCACCAGCCAATGATCTCGACGAAGTAGTTCAAAGACTGCACGCAGATGTTCCAAGTGCTCCTCAAATGATCGActgtaaatcaagatatcatcaaagaAGACCAGAGCACAGCATCGCAGTAATAGAGCTAGTGTAGTATTCATGGCTTTCAGGAATGTTCCAGGCGCACCAGAAAGGCCAAACGCCATGACACGGAACTCATTTTGCCCGGTATGAGTCTGAAAAGCAGTCTTAGGTTCTTCTCCTGGCTTGAGAaggatttggtgatacccagcaGTCAAATCCAGGCTGGAAAACCAACTAGCACCTTCTAGCTCATCAAGGAGTTCTTCAATTATTGGGACTGGATACTTGGACTTGGCGGTGATAGCGTTCAGATGACGGAAGTCCACACAGAAACAAAAAGATCCATCCTTCTTTTTCACCAATAAAACCGGAGAAGAGAATGGACTGTCACTGGGTTGAATGACTCCAGAATCAAGCATAGTCTGTACTTGCCCCTCAATTTCATTTTTGATGGTAGGAGGGTAGCGATAAGGTCGAATAGACACCGGAGCTGTGCCAGGTAATAGCGGAATGGCATGATCACAATGGCGCCGGGGCGGTAAAGTTGTGGGTACTTGAAAAATGTCTTCAGATTCAACCAGCAGATCAGGCAAAGCAGATGGCATAGGAGCAGTCTGATCAGGGACAGCATCCTGCACAACAGATAGCTGAACCAAAGAGCCCACTGGTAAGGCTGATCCGTGCCCATGTATCACAGCCCAATCAGTAGCATAAGGAAACTGAATCCACTTTTCCAACCAATGAATCTTCATGGGACTATACTGTTCAAGCGAGTCCATCCCCAGAATCATGTCAAAGGCAGTGAGAGGGAAAATCTTCAAATTAGAAGTGAATTGTAAGCCTTGAACTGACCAAGCAGCATCAGACAACTGAGCATCACAACGAATCTTGGCACCATCAGCGACCTTAACCCAAACCACTGAGCTGGACTGGACCCCAGACAGAGAAGCTGCTAGTGACGAACTGACAAAGGAATGAGAACTGCCCGAGTCTAGCAGAATCAATACAGGCTGGCCCTGGAGCTCCCCCTGGAACTGAATTGTTTGAGGAGCTTGAACACCCTGCGTAGCAGCAACGGAAATGGTAACACAACATTGTGCGTCAGAGCCCGTGTCAGCAGCGATATCCTCATACATATAATCTTCATTGTGACAGATGTCCCAAGTCTCCTGCAGAACATGGAGCGCGATGTGTTCCGGGCAGCGGTGGTCGCGAGACCATTTTTCCCCGCACCGGAAGCAGAGGCCACGTGCTCGCCTGTAATTGCATAGCGTGGAGAGCTTGTCTTCCACGCCGTGCCCGCGGTGTTCATCCGCCGCCGTAGTCGTAGCAGGAACGCCGTTCTTGTCAGGCCGGAGTGGAAGGGGCAGTGGGTGCGGTCCGCGAGGTACTTGCTTGACCCCCACGAACGGTTCCTGCCGACAGtaatcccggcccaggcccaagtCGAGCATCTCCTCCTGCAACAAGGCGAGAGAGCAGGCAGAATCCAGAGTTGATCAACTAATTTAGTGTACTCTGTGATATATTTAGCTACAGTTCCTGACTGACGGATGTGAAACAACTGACGAATGAGCAACTCATGTTGATCTTTGCCAAAGCGTTCAAGGATCATGGGACAAAAAGTTTGCCAGGAAGCAGAACGCACACTAGTCTCGACTGACTGCAGCCAAAGCTCTGCTGCCCCAGTCATTTGGCTACTAGCAACACGAATCCACATTGGCCGCTCTACGGAATACATATCAAAGTGATCCTCACAACGCGAGAGCCAGAGTTTGGGATTGGACCTGGTAAATTTGGGAAAATCCATCTTGGGCAGACGCCCCAAGGGGTTGGTGTGGTGTGATGCCCGGTCGCAACGAGGTTCGAACAGACGAGTTGGCCGTATAGGCAATTGAGGCTGAGGTGCATGTGTCCCTTTCCCATGAGGATCAAATTGGTGCGAATTCAGGGTGGTTAACGATGGATGCGACGCTGGACACGGAAGGGGTTGAGCAGAAGGGCATGGTGGCGTACCCTTGACCAGGAGTGTGGGCTTTGAATCCCAGACTCCCGGTGGTGATGTTCGACGCGGTGCCCATCAAGGCCGACGACCGGGTTACCGGTAGGAGAAGACACCGTAGTCGCCCCAACACGGTTGATGACGCCCGCCGATGTGGCGGGGTCGCCATCGAGCACTACTCGATGAAAGGTCTTGCGCATCGCCCCCGTCTCCTTGCGGATGTCGTCGATGGTGGCGTGGATATGCGGTTTCCAGTCGTAGAACACCTTGGCGGCGTTCTCCATGTCGACGAAGTGATCCGCCAGCTTCTGCTCCACCGCCGTGATGCGAtcgggctgtaacaccctaggtgtttggctcccacaaaattgcatttcatttcataaacatgtgcatcatctatctcatcatgccattgttactgaaacatgtatatacaacattctcaattatgtttgtttcatacttgattgcttgtgaatggtagttagtGCAACATCTGAATGCAAcgtgagtttctcataccttgaaacatggcaacatggtagtgtaatatgacaagtttaaaattgcaataaagtcatgaaacatgtgaaacatggatttgcaacattagggtaatttgagtgttttgttgttttatcacatgtgatacttagaacttggtgtagcacttgtgtagagtggttaattatggtctaatacaccttaactaaacttagggtaattgatgggacattgttcatgtggaccaaaatgactaaattgccctctaggtggaggtttgactttaggatgacctatagagtgactctgtttgactgattaaaaagtccaacctagagacattgcatggatgtgcaccctttaccaaagttgtagccaatttatcaaggaacaaaagtctcaatatgaccatcttatgaaaatggctagaacatgctcaaacagggCCCATAGGTTAggtttccctgctgatttcagacttagaaaaaattttcaGTCAAGTCCTGACTTACAGTTTCATGAGCCCTTCTTTGCgaccttgtatctcccaatccAGACTGAATTAGTCCAAGCCCCAATTGACAATGTTGTAGTACTACTGTAGATCTACAAATTTGATGTTACTACCTACCGCTAACTCGGGCTAGATTACGAGCTATGAGGCGATaaaatggcgctgtcagtcgtGCCACCGGACCCCGATTCAGTCGTTTCAGAAAACGTTCGGTGAACGTCATGGCCGACCAGTTCAGAGGCTGGCCACCGCGTGGCGTGCATGCCCAGCTAGCACCTCCACGTCGCGCGCCCATGCTCCCAAGTGAAAGCCAAGCCAACGCCTCGCGcactccctcttcctctcgccaTTTCCCTCTCTGCTGTCCTCTTCCACGCGAGCACGGTGACCGGGAAGACCGTGGCCGCCGCCGAGCCAAATCACCCTCACCGAGCGCCATTGTCCGATTCCCCTGAACCACAGCACCACCGTGAGCCCCTCCACGTCCTCGACCTCACCGAAACCTCGTCCTCACCTCAGGTAGGGCTCACCGTGaaggcggctccaccgggtcgccatgtccgccgccggccgagctcgcacGTGGCTGTGCCGCTCAAGCCTCTTACCGCCCCCTCTTTCCCTTGCTTGAGGTCCAGTTAGTgatgctgatgctcgtagggtagaCCATTAGGGCCGTGATGCCGtcggctcgccggagttggccaactcgcggccgtgcgccgccatggtcgTCGCCATTCCCCCTAGCCACCGCAATTGCTGCAAttaatggtacccctaggtgcgcacAGGTGAGGTGAACACACTGGTACCCGTGGCCTCACCGGAGCTACCACCAGCGGCGAGCTACCGCCGTCGCTCTTCTTCCCTCCCCTGTTTTCTCTCTGACTAgcggggcccgcttgtcagcagcCGCGCGCGAACGGGAGCCGACCACGGGCCGCACGCGTGAGTGGGCCGCGCCATGTTTCTGGGCTGCGCTGGTGTGTGCGGGCGCGTGCGTCGCGGGCTGCAGTGGTtttccgggccggcccagtagttgGTTAGGGTTTccaatttgttttgttttattctttttcacagatttgggtacagattcaaaaatgtatatctcttggttggtagatccaaatgatgtggttccaattttgttgagttcctggtaatgtctagtttatattaaaaatataatttatgccatgttctgttatgaaaaatggagttgctaattatctcttttaatcatgtgggaaataggggtaattatatctttttctatgtagctccaaatggcatgaaatttttatggtgtactgctcatatcatgaatagcttgtagttaaatttacatacactttggacactgtatgtaggagttaggtaattctcttgtttgcgtggatggatcttgtgtgaattttcataatttttttatagatccagtaaaggtaaaatttggtgagtgctattcttatgctagaatgatactagaaaaaatgtgaaatctgttgcttgacactttttaatagggtttcctaattatgctagaaatagacctgccatctgttatttttgatacagcaagttctgctcaTCCAATTGCTttcaaatttttatggtagtctatgtgaatcaTGAGGTAGCTActctaatttttgtagatttttctgtatagttttactatatgttgctttaatcacctaattaactaaataaattagaaaaggacattaaataatttatttagatgttggcactatactttctgatgttcctctggtatgcacaacaagttggtaaacttggtttggtccaattatactttgcatcatcactaaatatttaatttagtaaacctgtcatttctggacagattctatgtttactttaattcgatttggttaacataagaatcatgctttgatgtttataaatgatttgtagagaatttcataagctttccagaatgtcctcttgcaagtcatttgaatttgtagaactcttgttgtgattgaattaaggaactgctcATTTACATATGAGAccttaactgttgatttaagtatgcctttactattcctaagcttgtggtaatgttcctaggtgttaggcctttaactgaagatgatcatctttatcttaggttatgcaagttaggtaagttgatcttgttcttcgagtaagttagatacatgttttaaagtgatttgaatagagctattcttaatcggtaaacgagtgtcactactacagaaaacgcTTCCGCGGCAGGCGTTTTTAGTTTACTGCGGCGGGCAAAGCCATCTGCCACCAtgcaaaggtcacggtaaatcgtggccttccCACGGCGGGCagctgcccgccgcggttaatgatttaaaaaaaaacaaaaaaagaaaagaaaaccctGGACAGGCCCGATGAACCCATCCACGGGCCCACCAAGCCCATCTAGGGCTGCAGCGCCGCCACCACCGGATCTGGATCGCGCCGCCATGGTggaggccgccgccaccgccgccgccagatCCACGGATCCAGCCTCGCCGCGGATAGATCCAGCCTCCACGAGCTCGCCGCCAACGGATCCAGTGCATCCACGCGCGCCACCACTCGATCCGCTGCCTCCAGGGATGCCTCGATCCGTTGCATCCACGCGCAGGCGGCCTCCGGGGATGCCTCGATCCGCTACTTCCACGCGCGCCGCCACTCGATCATCCATGCGCCGCCGTCGATGGCGCCTGGTGTAGCACCGCCGTGACGGGCGCCGCCGGGTGGAGCACCGTCGGGCCTCCGCGCCTCCGGGCCATGCGCCTCCGGGCCACGCCATGCCTACGAGGCTGCGCCTCCTCTCTGGAACGCCGCGCCTCCGGCCGACGAGGCTGAGCCGCCGCACCTTCGCGCCGAGAGGCCACCACGACGTGCTCCACCACCCTGCCAAGAGGAGTGAGGGAGGGAAGAGAGAGTGAGAGATGAGGAGGAGGGGAGACGGGagtggaaggagaggggtgcggtgagatgggagggagaggagtgaggggTGCGGTGGCTGAAGCTGGGTGAAACCCTAACACCTCCCTTTTATATGAAGCCCAGTAGATCGGCTGATTTGGGCTCAAAATTGGGCCAGCATTTTACGTGacgggccttataggatgcccaccacggtaaatcgatttaccgtggcgagcatcttaagacgtccgccacggtaaatgccCTATTTACCGTAGCGGGCATCTTAAGACGCTCGCCATggtaaatcaatttaccgtggcgggctaaagtgcccgccacggtaaataaaaaatgcccgccgcggtaaatcgtggcatctaccgcagcgggcaaaaaaGATGACGCCACGAAGTGCAAAAATGCAACACTGCGCATaatcgtttgtgtagtagtgtgtccagtgatgtttcgttaaataCTTACTgttatccattcatcatgagcatcatgtcattccttatgcatccatgatattatCTTGTGCatctgcatgcaataggtgtaccggaaggagtgacattgctggaattcgaggaaccgagcggggagcagtagcagcagccaacaccggaggttcaggaggtgcagccctcgggagaagtgccagacgaagTCACCGTTGAGTGCCGGGATCACCATCCGTGCAActttatgaaaggcaagccccggagcatattaagcctcttaacttctgaaatgcaattaaagtattattgttacatatatattattgcattaagtttaggtgttggatgcaaacacttgctgcattggttatccaatccttgtccagatattgataccctgaattctatgtagctcaggctcgtgtagtgcttagccctgcttaaatgcggtagaagtcaggtgatttcctgtcacctgcgagctatagggatatacatatggcacggttggctatatttgctatcatggaaaagaacatgtcttaatttgaattgaagaccgggcggaggcttgccggtttgtagtgactccatctgtgtcgcttaaggaccgaatcttggagccttttcctgttcatgttgaacgcatgcctctctcttagttggccgggtctggagactaaccacgaagccgagtagctcaactcaggccgggagtcgataagtataaagtacgcctcggaagggagccgtaggcgtgagtccaagggcaagtgatttaaaagtcctgatcgtcctggcagaagggtaatccctgagagtgctggcgctgatcgaacccg
This sequence is a window from Miscanthus floridulus cultivar M001 chromosome 10, ASM1932011v1, whole genome shotgun sequence. Protein-coding genes within it:
- the LOC136485848 gene encoding uncharacterized protein, whose amino-acid sequence is MLYSPLLSFPTIDTGHLDVTSPEIKFTVTPSLEGGIDTEIGSAIIRVPKYFSVQHPVCQMVLLADQYGDKFYYPKRLAPQRIVHMFEKSHSSASQKVYEAGWVAAKPELQPHNNGGTGSEFGRAEICGGSNEPSLPVLRDSASEAQRSDDDGFVLDSGACERSNTNGDRQKDSTITMHGQPFLDNPGDEKHWENSQSSAAPLITPSAETTDVQMVHELGQSELEYHSDLVAEPVIVKTEEANASATWIVATAAPHHATGNHDLLSSFTTLQHSAELFVHAADGTPMQVLGCGNVVTDAVVLPDVWYIPVLTANLISVSQLAELDYGVGFSRAECYIRSPDDGARRHRSHGR